From a region of the Neobacillus niacini genome:
- a CDS encoding LysR family transcriptional regulator produces MDYRDWEILKVLYHQKNLTKTARLLFLTQPALTNRLKHMQEELGVKIITRESRGVHFTPQGEYLVHCAEEALAHYQRVKETVKNMSNNESNEVAGTLKLGVSNFFANYELPYILKLFKQQYPHVEFKVVTGWSRDVTQLIHNKDVHISFVRGDYGWRGLSKHQIFEETICIASKDKIDMTDLPHLPRIDYRGDYLLKSVIDHWWAENYAEAPFISIEVDQVDTCKEMVINGLGYGILSSRVVTGIEDLYKINLLDLEGTPILRRTWMYYHKESLEWNVVKAFVHFIENFDWKEN; encoded by the coding sequence ATGGATTATCGTGATTGGGAAATACTGAAGGTGCTTTATCATCAAAAAAATCTAACTAAAACAGCTCGACTATTATTTCTGACTCAACCCGCATTAACGAATCGATTAAAGCATATGCAGGAAGAGCTAGGTGTTAAAATCATAACCCGTGAAAGCCGGGGTGTGCACTTCACCCCACAAGGAGAGTATCTAGTCCATTGTGCTGAGGAGGCCCTTGCACATTATCAAAGGGTAAAAGAAACGGTCAAAAATATGAGTAATAACGAAAGCAATGAAGTGGCCGGTACGTTGAAATTGGGGGTATCCAATTTTTTTGCGAATTATGAACTTCCTTATATTTTGAAACTATTCAAACAGCAATATCCCCATGTGGAATTCAAGGTGGTTACAGGCTGGAGCAGGGACGTAACTCAACTAATACATAATAAAGATGTCCATATTAGTTTTGTTCGAGGAGATTATGGTTGGAGAGGTTTATCGAAACATCAAATATTTGAGGAAACCATCTGTATTGCTTCAAAAGATAAGATTGATATGACAGACCTTCCTCATCTTCCTAGAATTGATTATAGAGGGGATTATTTATTAAAATCAGTCATTGATCACTGGTGGGCTGAAAATTATGCTGAAGCGCCCTTTATCAGTATAGAAGTCGACCAAGTTGATACGTGTAAAGAAATGGTCATAAATGGGTTAGGCTATGGCATCCTGTCGAGCAGAGTAGTTACTGGAATTGAAGACTTATACAAAATCAATCTATTAGATCTAGAAGGAACTCCTATTTTGCGAAGAACGTGGATGTATTATCATAAAGAGTCTTTGGAATGGAATGTGGTTAAGGCATTCGTACATTTCATCGAAAATTTTGATTGGAAAGAAAATTGA
- a CDS encoding alpha-L-rhamnosidase — protein sequence MKIKNLKTNRITNPLGFDLGKPRLSYVAYDTTAKKQIAAQIEVSLNEDFSNIVFDTGKTEEIDSLAFELPLKLEPYTRYFWRVTVCGDNGDVATSDPAWFETAKLSEPWDAKWITPDLNKEVHPVLSKDFSLTKEIASARAYVCGLGLYEMEINGKKAGNEYLTPLFNAYDKWIQYQTYDITGLITAGQNAVEVSLGNGLYKGRFGFEGGQTEIYGDKFALLCEIVIKHTDGTETIIHSDDSWKARKSHILFSGIYDGEIYDANLLDGASYGVKNIDLGYEKLKARLSLPVVVKEELKPMEVIITPAGETVLDMGQNMVGWVQFKTNAPKGTEIVLQYAELLQDGNFYQDNLRTAKAEHRYISNGEDAVVRPHFTYYGFRYVKVSGWNGEVYKDDFIGCVLYSDMDQTGSIETSNPLVNRLFLNALWGQKGNFLDVPTDCPQRDERMGWTGDAQVFSGTASFNMDTYAFFSKYGYDLAKEQASLGGMVPMVVPMTTVKGGGSSAWGEAATVIPWTAYLHYGDKAILEQQFDSMKGWVDFIKRADEASGDKRLWTTGFHFGDWLALDGDDPSSPMGGTETAFISSAYYCYSSMLVAKAARVIGKEEIAQEYEQLSKEVRAAIQAEYFTSTGRLALNTQTAFIVALFMDLVPEEHRNRLANDLRERLKKDKNHLKTGFVGTPYLCRVLSENGNNDLAYTLLLNKDYPSWLYAVTMGATTIWERWNSVLPDGKISGTEMNSLNHYAYGSIAEWMYRNVAGINPVEDQPGFRRVRLAPQPNYRLKYAKASLDSAAGLYESHWELKEDGQLSFKFVIPFNSAATVELPDANLENVLLNGSSLKDAEVNVSQHGEKVHVEINSGTWEFFYTPEVEYIKYYSTHLALGELLSNDEVKNVITEVAPQAAGLPHEMIAKLGHQSLRELSHMPFLPIASEVLDELDRKLGEIKVIVS from the coding sequence ATGAAAATTAAAAATTTGAAAACGAACCGTATCACAAATCCTCTGGGATTTGATTTAGGAAAACCACGTTTATCTTATGTAGCTTATGACACAACCGCTAAAAAACAAATAGCTGCACAAATTGAAGTTTCACTTAATGAAGATTTTTCGAATATCGTTTTTGATACCGGCAAAACCGAGGAAATTGACAGTCTTGCATTTGAGTTGCCATTAAAATTAGAGCCATATACACGTTATTTTTGGAGAGTTACGGTATGTGGTGATAATGGAGATGTTGCGACGAGTGATCCCGCTTGGTTTGAAACCGCAAAGCTATCAGAGCCTTGGGACGCCAAATGGATTACCCCGGATTTAAACAAGGAGGTTCATCCGGTCCTGAGCAAGGACTTTAGCCTAACAAAAGAAATTGCTTCTGCACGTGCCTATGTTTGTGGTTTGGGTTTATACGAAATGGAGATTAACGGTAAAAAGGCTGGTAATGAATACCTGACCCCTCTTTTTAACGCCTATGACAAATGGATTCAATACCAAACTTATGATATTACTGGATTAATTACAGCAGGGCAAAACGCTGTTGAGGTATCTCTGGGGAATGGGCTTTATAAGGGCCGTTTTGGTTTTGAAGGTGGACAAACTGAAATTTATGGGGACAAATTTGCCCTTTTGTGTGAAATCGTCATCAAGCATACAGATGGGACAGAAACCATTATTCATTCAGATGACTCTTGGAAAGCAAGAAAGAGCCATATTCTTTTCAGTGGCATTTATGATGGCGAAATTTACGATGCAAATTTACTTGATGGAGCCTCCTATGGGGTTAAGAATATCGATTTGGGGTATGAAAAGTTAAAAGCGAGATTGAGCTTACCAGTAGTGGTGAAGGAAGAGTTAAAGCCAATGGAGGTTATCATCACTCCAGCAGGCGAAACAGTACTTGATATGGGTCAAAACATGGTAGGCTGGGTTCAATTTAAGACCAATGCACCTAAAGGAACAGAAATTGTTTTACAGTATGCGGAACTTCTGCAGGATGGCAATTTTTATCAAGACAACTTGCGTACAGCGAAGGCCGAGCACAGATACATATCAAATGGAGAAGATGCTGTGGTAAGGCCGCATTTTACTTATTACGGCTTCAGATATGTAAAAGTCTCTGGCTGGAATGGCGAAGTTTATAAGGATGATTTTATAGGATGTGTCTTATATTCTGATATGGACCAAACGGGCAGTATTGAAACAAGCAATCCATTGGTAAATAGATTATTCCTGAACGCATTATGGGGTCAAAAAGGGAACTTCTTGGATGTACCAACCGATTGTCCTCAGCGGGATGAACGGATGGGGTGGACCGGGGATGCTCAAGTGTTTTCAGGAACTGCTTCTTTCAATATGGATACCTATGCTTTCTTCAGTAAATACGGATATGACCTGGCGAAGGAACAGGCCTCTTTAGGTGGAATGGTGCCAATGGTTGTCCCTATGACTACGGTAAAAGGCGGCGGTTCAAGTGCTTGGGGAGAGGCAGCTACTGTGATACCATGGACTGCTTACCTTCATTATGGAGATAAAGCCATTCTAGAACAGCAATTTGATAGTATGAAGGGCTGGGTTGATTTTATCAAAAGAGCTGATGAGGCTTCAGGTGATAAAAGGCTTTGGACGACCGGATTCCATTTTGGTGACTGGCTGGCATTAGATGGTGATGATCCAAGTTCTCCTATGGGTGGAACAGAAACGGCATTTATATCCTCAGCTTATTATTGCTATTCATCTATGCTCGTAGCTAAGGCTGCAAGGGTAATTGGCAAGGAGGAAATTGCACAAGAGTACGAACAGTTATCCAAAGAGGTTAGGGCTGCTATCCAGGCTGAATACTTTACATCTACCGGGCGTCTAGCCTTGAATACACAGACAGCATTCATTGTAGCATTATTTATGGACCTCGTTCCCGAAGAACATAGAAACAGACTAGCAAATGATCTGCGAGAAAGATTGAAAAAAGATAAGAACCACTTGAAGACAGGATTCGTTGGGACTCCATATTTGTGCAGAGTGCTTTCCGAGAACGGAAACAATGATTTAGCCTATACGCTGCTGCTAAACAAGGATTATCCAAGCTGGTTATATGCTGTAACAATGGGAGCGACCACCATTTGGGAACGTTGGAATTCCGTATTACCAGACGGGAAGATTAGTGGAACAGAAATGAATTCTCTTAACCACTATGCTTATGGTTCGATTGCCGAATGGATGTATCGAAATGTAGCAGGAATTAATCCTGTTGAAGACCAGCCAGGATTTAGACGTGTTCGATTGGCGCCACAGCCGAATTATCGATTAAAGTATGCAAAGGCTTCGCTAGATTCTGCGGCAGGCTTATACGAAAGCCATTGGGAATTGAAAGAAGATGGTCAACTGTCATTTAAATTTGTCATTCCATTCAATTCTGCAGCAACAGTCGAATTGCCGGATGCAAACCTTGAAAATGTTCTATTGAATGGAAGTTCGTTAAAGGATGCAGAAGTTAATGTAAGTCAGCATGGTGAAAAGGTTCATGTTGAGATTAACAGCGGAACGTGGGAGTTCTTCTATACCCCGGAAGTGGAGTATATAAAGTACTACAGTACACACCTGGCATTAGGTGAACTGTTATCCAATGACGAAGTCAAAAATGTTATAACTGAGGTTGCCCCTCAGGCTGCGGGTTTACCGCATGAAATGATTGCTAAACTAGGTCATCAATCATTAAGAGAGTTGTCTCATATGCCATTCCTGCCAATTGCCTCAGAAGTGCTTGATGAATTGGATCGTAAGCTAGGGGAAATTAAGGTTATCGTTTCATAA
- the pgmB gene encoding beta-phosphoglucomutase, whose product MKISAVIFDLDGVIVSTDQFHYQAWKQISDQEKIYFDRDINERLRGVSRMESLEIILSYSEKSYSEIDKLLLAQRKNDIYCELLNKLSPNDILPGIVNLLLRLKARDIKIAIGSSSKNTPFILEQIGLASSFDAIADGNSITNSKPDPEVFLLAAEKLGVAPEECAVIEDAQAGIDAAIAAGMKAVGVGTAAFCVKAHLKLKDLSNLNIDQLLEVNEIRS is encoded by the coding sequence ATGAAAATTTCAGCTGTGATATTTGATTTAGATGGGGTAATTGTTTCTACTGATCAATTTCATTACCAAGCATGGAAACAAATTAGTGATCAAGAAAAAATCTATTTTGATAGAGACATAAATGAACGTCTTCGGGGAGTAAGCAGAATGGAAAGTCTTGAAATCATTTTGAGTTATTCTGAAAAAAGCTACAGTGAGATTGACAAGCTGCTTCTTGCTCAGCGAAAAAATGACATCTATTGTGAACTGCTTAACAAGTTGTCACCAAACGATATTTTACCAGGGATTGTCAATCTATTATTGAGATTAAAAGCAAGAGATATAAAGATTGCAATCGGTTCTTCTAGTAAAAATACTCCTTTTATCTTAGAGCAAATAGGCTTAGCTTCTAGTTTTGATGCAATCGCAGACGGAAATAGCATTACGAACAGTAAGCCTGATCCGGAGGTATTTTTACTTGCGGCTGAAAAACTGGGAGTTGCACCAGAGGAATGTGCTGTAATTGAAGATGCGCAAGCAGGAATTGATGCTGCAATTGCAGCTGGAATGAAGGCAGTGGGAGTAGGGACGGCGGCATTTTGTGTTAAGGCACATTTGAAGTTAAAAGACCTATCAAATCTAAATATAGACCAATTATTAGAAGTTAACGAGATTAGGAGTTGA
- a CDS encoding glycoside hydrolase family 3 protein, whose protein sequence is MIKVNVNDKLAHLRNAPFLLTDKDIQWVEETIGSMNLHEKVGQLFCPIGSSDKKEDLEAFIENYHPGGIMYRPNTGAKIQETHRLLQELSPVPLLISANLEAGGNGIATDGTYFGKQMQVAATENEVMAYKLGVVAGREGRAAGCNWAFAPIVDIDMNYRNPITNVRTFGSDPKVVAAMAKSFMKGIHKSGLAASIKHFPGDGVDDRDQHLLPSVNTLSTDEWDQSFGMVYQEMIDSGAKSIMAGHIMLPEYSRRLLPGIEDEHIKPATLAPELLNGLLREKLGFNGLIVTDASPMLGFTVSERREFAVPKAIASGCDMFLFNRNIKEDYEFMMKGIETGILSLERVDEAVTRILALKASLGLHLQKEQGTLVPGEEELSVLQCEEHKVWARECADQSVTLVKDTQKLLPISAEKYKRVRLYVLGDQEGGLKESGSVTQPFVDSLENAGFQVEFYNNNQVNFQELFMSVNEFKDKYDLVIYVANLETASNQTTVRINWQQPLNANAPWFVKDIPTLFISVANPYHLQDVPMVKTYINAYSSNEYVVEAIVDKILGKSEFKGNNPIDPFCGKWDTRL, encoded by the coding sequence ATGATTAAGGTAAATGTTAATGACAAGCTAGCACACTTAAGAAACGCCCCGTTTCTTCTAACCGATAAAGATATTCAGTGGGTAGAGGAAACCATTGGATCTATGAACTTACATGAAAAAGTAGGGCAATTATTTTGTCCCATTGGCAGTTCGGATAAAAAGGAAGATTTAGAAGCATTTATTGAAAATTATCATCCTGGCGGGATTATGTACCGCCCGAATACTGGAGCAAAGATTCAAGAAACACACAGATTACTACAGGAGCTTTCTCCCGTACCATTATTGATTTCTGCTAACCTCGAAGCTGGTGGGAATGGTATTGCTACGGATGGCACCTATTTCGGAAAACAAATGCAGGTAGCTGCAACGGAAAATGAAGTAATGGCTTATAAGCTAGGTGTAGTAGCTGGCCGTGAAGGTCGTGCAGCAGGTTGTAACTGGGCTTTCGCACCGATTGTCGATATTGATATGAATTATCGCAATCCGATTACCAATGTAAGAACATTCGGTTCTGATCCTAAAGTAGTTGCTGCGATGGCTAAATCGTTTATGAAAGGTATTCATAAAAGTGGGCTGGCCGCTAGCATAAAGCACTTTCCAGGTGATGGGGTAGATGACCGAGATCAGCATCTTTTACCGTCTGTTAATACTTTGTCTACAGACGAATGGGACCAGTCATTTGGTATGGTTTACCAGGAAATGATTGATAGTGGAGCGAAATCAATTATGGCGGGGCATATCATGCTCCCTGAATATTCAAGACGCCTATTGCCAGGAATTGAAGATGAACACATCAAGCCTGCCACACTTGCACCTGAATTACTCAATGGGTTACTAAGAGAAAAATTAGGCTTTAACGGTTTGATTGTTACCGACGCCTCTCCTATGCTAGGATTCACCGTATCAGAAAGAAGAGAATTTGCGGTACCAAAGGCGATTGCTTCCGGCTGTGATATGTTCCTTTTTAATCGTAATATTAAAGAAGATTATGAGTTTATGATGAAGGGGATAGAAACAGGAATCTTATCCCTTGAAAGGGTGGACGAAGCCGTTACGAGGATCCTGGCCCTTAAAGCTTCTCTAGGTCTGCATCTACAAAAAGAACAGGGCACATTAGTACCGGGTGAAGAGGAATTATCTGTATTACAATGTGAGGAACATAAAGTTTGGGCGAGAGAATGTGCAGACCAATCCGTTACATTAGTAAAAGATACACAAAAATTACTACCTATTAGTGCCGAGAAATACAAAAGGGTTCGGTTATACGTATTAGGTGATCAAGAAGGAGGGCTCAAGGAAAGTGGTTCCGTAACCCAACCGTTTGTTGACTCTCTTGAAAATGCTGGATTCCAAGTCGAATTTTATAATAACAATCAAGTTAATTTCCAAGAATTGTTTATGAGTGTAAATGAATTCAAAGATAAATATGACCTTGTTATATACGTTGCAAACCTAGAAACCGCTAGTAACCAAACAACCGTTAGAATTAATTGGCAGCAGCCTTTGAATGCGAACGCACCATGGTTCGTAAAAGATATTCCGACACTGTTTATTTCAGTCGCGAACCCATATCATCTGCAGGATGTCCCTATGGTAAAAACTTATATCAATGCCTACTCTTCAAATGAATACGTAGTAGAAGCTATTGTTGATAAAATCTTAGGAAAATCAGAATTTAAAGGGAATAATCCTATAGACCCGTTTTGTGGGAAATGGGATACTAGATTGTAA
- a CDS encoding glycoside hydrolase family 3 C-terminal domain-containing protein — protein sequence MERNFKQLIEEMTLEEKASLCSGLDFWHLKGIERLGIPSLMVTDGPHGLRKQSLSADHLGIYDSIPATCFPSAVGLASTWNKSLIEKVGAALGEECQAEDIAVLLGPGANIKRSPLCGRNFEYFSEDPYLSSELAASHIQGVQSQGIGTSLKHFAANNQEHRRMSVDAIVDERTLREIYLASFENAVKKGQPWTVMCSYNKVNGEYASENKTLLTDILKDEWGFEGFVVSDWGAVNERVKGLEAGLELEMPPSHGLGDKQIIQAVLDGKLSVETLDKAVERLLKIIFKVVENKKENATYDQEVHHQLAREVARESMVLLKNEDRILPLKTEGTIAVIGEFAKTPRYQGGGSSHVNPTRLENIFEEIQKAASASTVMYAQGYDLKSDEIDEKLLAEAREAAIQSEAAVLFVGLPDRYESEGYDREHLRIPANHQILIEAVAEVQPNVVVVLSNGAPVEMPWLGKVKGLLEAYLGGQALGGAIADLLFGVVSPSGKLAETFPKELRHNPSYLNFPGEGDKVEYKEGLFVGYRYYDAKGIEPLFPFGYGLSYTSFDYTNLKIDKAEIDDTETVEISVTVKNTGEAAGKEIVQLYVRDMESTVIRPEKELKSFEKIELQLGEEKEVKFILDKRAFAYYNVDIQDWHVESGVFEILVGKSSAEILLTGSIQVNSTVAVKKLVHRNTTMGDVLTNPVLSPILLEALENLKGVGPFAMAADPDADEMFQAFMKFMPLRALATFSPDKFSEAMLDSLIEKLNHQTEELRQTELR from the coding sequence GTGGAAAGAAATTTTAAACAACTAATTGAGGAAATGACACTTGAAGAGAAAGCAAGTCTTTGTTCAGGACTAGATTTTTGGCATTTGAAAGGCATTGAAAGGTTGGGGATTCCATCATTAATGGTTACGGATGGTCCACATGGTTTACGGAAACAGTCACTCAGTGCAGATCACTTAGGTATTTATGATAGTATTCCGGCAACATGTTTTCCTTCAGCAGTAGGTCTTGCCAGCACGTGGAACAAATCGTTAATTGAAAAAGTTGGGGCCGCATTGGGAGAAGAATGTCAGGCAGAGGATATAGCTGTTCTGCTCGGGCCAGGTGCTAATATCAAACGTTCACCTTTATGCGGCAGAAACTTTGAATATTTTTCAGAGGACCCTTATCTTTCTTCAGAATTGGCTGCTAGTCATATACAGGGAGTTCAAAGTCAAGGAATAGGAACCTCTTTGAAGCATTTTGCAGCAAATAACCAAGAGCACCGACGGATGTCTGTTGACGCAATCGTAGACGAAAGAACGTTAAGAGAAATCTATCTTGCTAGTTTTGAGAATGCAGTCAAAAAGGGGCAGCCATGGACAGTGATGTGTTCGTATAACAAAGTAAATGGTGAGTATGCCTCCGAAAATAAAACATTGTTAACTGATATTTTGAAAGATGAATGGGGTTTTGAAGGTTTTGTCGTTTCTGATTGGGGAGCAGTTAATGAGCGAGTAAAAGGCTTAGAAGCTGGACTTGAATTAGAAATGCCGCCAAGCCATGGTTTAGGCGATAAACAAATCATCCAAGCTGTTCTAGATGGCAAGCTGTCTGTAGAAACTTTAGATAAAGCAGTTGAAAGATTACTTAAAATTATTTTTAAAGTAGTGGAAAATAAGAAAGAAAACGCAACGTATGACCAGGAAGTTCACCATCAGCTGGCAAGAGAAGTAGCAAGAGAAAGTATGGTGCTATTAAAGAATGAAGATCGTATACTGCCTTTGAAAACAGAAGGAACGATTGCTGTTATTGGTGAGTTTGCTAAAACACCGAGATACCAAGGTGGAGGAAGTTCACATGTAAATCCAACCAGACTGGAGAATATTTTTGAAGAAATCCAAAAAGCCGCTTCTGCTTCAACAGTCATGTATGCGCAAGGTTACGACCTTAAAAGTGATGAGATAGATGAAAAATTGTTGGCAGAGGCACGTGAAGCAGCCATCCAATCTGAGGCAGCTGTTTTATTCGTTGGTCTTCCTGATCGTTACGAATCGGAAGGTTATGACAGAGAACACCTCAGAATTCCAGCCAATCATCAGATTCTAATAGAGGCAGTAGCCGAGGTTCAACCTAATGTTGTGGTTGTCCTAAGTAATGGTGCGCCAGTTGAAATGCCTTGGCTTGGAAAGGTAAAAGGATTACTTGAGGCCTATTTAGGGGGACAGGCACTTGGAGGTGCGATTGCTGATTTATTATTCGGAGTAGTAAGTCCGAGTGGAAAATTAGCGGAAACGTTCCCGAAAGAATTACGTCATAATCCATCCTATCTAAACTTCCCAGGTGAAGGAGACAAGGTTGAATACAAGGAAGGTCTATTTGTGGGCTACCGGTATTATGATGCCAAAGGGATTGAACCATTATTCCCATTTGGATATGGGCTAAGCTATACCAGCTTTGATTATACCAATCTTAAAATTGATAAAGCAGAAATTGACGATACTGAAACCGTTGAAATTTCAGTTACAGTGAAAAACACCGGTGAAGCAGCGGGTAAGGAAATTGTCCAACTCTATGTACGGGATATGGAAAGTACTGTTATTCGTCCTGAAAAAGAATTGAAAAGCTTTGAAAAGATAGAATTACAGCTAGGAGAGGAAAAAGAGGTTAAGTTTATTTTGGATAAAAGAGCCTTTGCCTATTATAACGTTGACATTCAAGATTGGCATGTTGAAAGTGGAGTATTTGAGATTTTAGTAGGTAAATCCTCAGCTGAAATTCTTTTAACAGGCAGTATTCAAGTCAACTCGACGGTGGCAGTTAAAAAATTAGTTCACAGAAACACAACCATGGGAGATGTTTTAACCAATCCTGTTCTTTCACCAATTTTACTAGAAGCCTTAGAAAATTTAAAAGGTGTAGGACCGTTTGCAATGGCAGCAGATCCTGATGCGGACGAAATGTTCCAAGCATTTATGAAATTTATGCCGTTACGTGCCCTTGCCACTTTCAGTCCGGATAAGTTTTCCGAAGCGATGTTAGATTCTTTAATAGAAAAGTTAAATCACCAAACGGAGGAATTAAGACAAACTGAGCTTCGTTAG
- a CDS encoding glycoside hydrolase family 43 protein produces MKYNNPVISGFHPDPSICRVGEDFYLVTSSFEYFPGVPIFHSKDLVNWKQIGHCLTRESQLPLHQSKSSMGIFAPTIRHNNGRFYMITTNLSIGKNLLVWSDKPEGPLSDPIWLDWPGIDPSLLFDDDGKVYLTGTQNIFSSEPKGIYQAEIDVETGDILTERRLIWQGTGGAHPEGPHLYKINGFYYLMIAEGGTEYGHMVTMARSEQPFGPFESHPYNPILTHRSSESPIQATGHADLVQYTDGSWWTVFLGIRPAPIPFSGKHHHLGRETFLAPVDWEEGWPIMGADVNIEMDGRTLQLEEIEQWRSKDDFNGNTLDYTWNFLRNPAEGSWSLAERPGWLTLHGSPISLNDVDSPTFVGRRQQHFKCKVSTYLEFSPVLEGEESGITVFMNERFHYEIALGIRDGVKKVFVRRRIGSLWKVESEREYGQEGIILSVQADAKNYTFSYQQPGGGSTILGSGECSVLSTEVAGGFTGVYFGLYATGNGRNSSTPAYFDWFEYYI; encoded by the coding sequence ATGAAATATAACAATCCTGTTATAAGCGGCTTTCATCCTGATCCAAGTATTTGCAGAGTAGGGGAAGATTTTTATTTAGTCACGAGTTCTTTTGAGTATTTTCCAGGTGTCCCAATTTTTCATTCAAAGGACCTTGTAAATTGGAAGCAAATTGGTCATTGTTTAACGCGCGAAAGTCAATTGCCTTTACACCAATCAAAAAGTTCTATGGGTATATTTGCTCCTACTATTAGACACAATAATGGTCGGTTTTATATGATTACAACTAATCTATCAATAGGAAAAAACTTGTTAGTATGGTCTGATAAACCTGAAGGTCCTTTGTCTGACCCCATTTGGCTGGATTGGCCAGGCATTGATCCTTCACTCTTATTTGATGATGATGGCAAAGTTTATTTAACAGGAACCCAGAACATATTTAGTTCGGAACCAAAGGGAATTTACCAGGCTGAGATTGATGTTGAAACAGGTGATATTCTCACTGAGCGTCGATTAATATGGCAAGGGACAGGTGGAGCTCATCCTGAAGGACCACATCTTTATAAAATAAACGGCTTTTACTACTTAATGATTGCAGAGGGTGGAACAGAATATGGGCATATGGTGACAATGGCTCGAAGTGAACAGCCTTTTGGTCCTTTCGAAAGTCACCCTTATAACCCAATTCTTACTCATCGCAGCAGTGAAAGCCCAATTCAGGCTACCGGCCATGCCGATTTAGTTCAATATACTGATGGCAGCTGGTGGACAGTATTTTTAGGGATACGCCCAGCGCCGATTCCGTTTAGCGGGAAGCATCATCATCTTGGACGGGAAACATTCTTGGCACCAGTGGATTGGGAGGAAGGGTGGCCGATCATGGGTGCTGATGTCAATATAGAAATGGATGGAAGAACACTTCAACTAGAGGAAATAGAACAGTGGAGAAGTAAGGACGACTTTAATGGGAACACCTTAGATTACACTTGGAATTTTTTGCGTAATCCTGCTGAAGGAAGCTGGTCCTTAGCTGAAAGGCCAGGTTGGCTAACATTACATGGCTCTCCTATAAGTTTAAATGACGTGGATTCCCCTACATTTGTTGGTCGAAGACAACAGCATTTCAAGTGCAAAGTATCAACATATCTAGAATTTTCTCCCGTCCTGGAGGGGGAAGAATCAGGTATAACAGTCTTCATGAATGAGAGATTTCATTATGAAATAGCATTAGGTATTCGAGATGGGGTTAAAAAGGTATTTGTGAGAAGGAGAATAGGCTCATTATGGAAGGTGGAGTCTGAGCGGGAGTATGGACAAGAAGGAATTATTCTATCAGTTCAAGCGGATGCCAAAAATTATACCTTTTCCTATCAGCAGCCAGGAGGAGGGTCAACTATTTTAGGCTCAGGTGAATGTTCTGTGTTATCCACTGAAGTAGCGGGTGGATTTACAGGAGTATACTTCGGACTTTACGCGACAGGAAATGGTCGGAATTCAAGTACACCTGCCTATTTTGATTGGTTCGAGTATTATATCTAA
- a CDS encoding alpha/beta hydrolase, translating to MGGAVYTVENVCKLIAELADAVVFNVDYSLAPEKPFPNGLNDNYYAVKHVYDHAEAYGIDPEKISVAGDSAGGNYAAAVCLKAKDEGTPKIAMQVLIYPAVTMADVKVEGYEWSEDFYEISEDHKDIIKNGLLSLGKPSKAEKNLFLGAYITNKSDIYNPYVSPMLAKSHAGLPKAILVGAEFDGLRIHTEFYAKQLQESGVDTTCIRYKGMTHAFIDKLGHVPQAEDLCIEIANAIRKL from the coding sequence ATTGGAGGGGCAGTCTACACCGTAGAAAACGTCTGCAAATTAATTGCTGAGTTAGCGGATGCAGTAGTCTTTAACGTGGATTATTCATTAGCACCAGAAAAGCCGTTTCCCAATGGATTAAATGATAATTATTATGCAGTCAAACATGTATACGATCATGCAGAAGCCTATGGTATTGACCCTGAGAAAATTTCTGTTGCTGGAGATAGTGCAGGCGGAAATTATGCTGCAGCAGTCTGTTTAAAAGCAAAAGATGAAGGAACACCAAAGATTGCCATGCAGGTACTTATTTATCCAGCTGTAACAATGGCTGATGTAAAAGTTGAGGGCTATGAGTGGAGTGAGGACTTCTATGAAATTTCTGAAGACCACAAAGACATTATAAAAAACGGACTACTATCACTTGGAAAACCATCAAAAGCTGAAAAGAATCTCTTCTTGGGAGCTTATATTACTAATAAGTCAGATATTTATAATCCTTACGTTAGTCCGATGCTAGCTAAATCGCATGCAGGACTTCCGAAAGCTATTTTAGTTGGGGCAGAATTTGACGGATTACGTATTCATACAGAATTTTATGCAAAACAGTTACAAGAGTCCGGGGTTGATACGACATGTATTCGTTATAAGGGTATGACACATGCATTTATTGACAAGTTAGGACATGTTCCCCAGGCAGAAGACCTATGTATTGAAATAGCAAATGCTATAAGGAAATTGTAG